In a single window of the Coprothermobacter proteolyticus DSM 5265 genome:
- the atpD gene encoding F0F1 ATP synthase subunit beta: protein MEGKVIGIHGPVLDLQFTDYTPFERELIKVRDILVECRALLGEGKVRTVALGPTEGIRRGDKATALGKPMTIKVGEQLIGRVLSGIGAPLDQKEEPEGEERSVFNVPPQVTAVLPVSTVLETGIKALDLLAPFPRGGKIGLFGGAGVGKTVLVMELIHNVAIKHRGYSVFAGVGERTREGQELWEEMRESGVMDHLVMIFGQMNEPPGVRAITPYAAATVAEYLRSQYGGEILLFMDNIFRYAQAGMEVSTLLGRMPSAMGYQPTLFSEVAQIEERINSLAEGAITSVQAVYVPADDITDPAPATIFGHLDSSVVLSRALTEVGIYPAVDPLQSSSKMLDPEVVGYNHVQVAGRVKEFLQRYEELKDIIALLGMEELSPEDREVVLRARKIQMFLSQPFFVAEAFSGAPGKYVPLERTVEGFKAIIDGKLDHVPESALYMIGDISEAGVDV from the coding sequence ATGGAAGGTAAAGTAATAGGTATTCACGGTCCAGTTTTGGACCTTCAGTTCACTGATTACACCCCCTTTGAGCGTGAGCTCATAAAGGTGCGAGACATATTGGTGGAATGCAGAGCACTGTTGGGCGAAGGAAAGGTAAGAACAGTGGCACTGGGTCCTACCGAAGGCATCCGAAGAGGAGATAAAGCTACTGCACTTGGAAAGCCCATGACTATAAAGGTGGGAGAACAGCTCATCGGGCGTGTACTTTCGGGTATTGGAGCTCCACTTGACCAGAAGGAAGAACCCGAAGGTGAAGAACGCAGCGTATTCAACGTTCCACCGCAGGTGACTGCGGTTCTTCCTGTGTCCACTGTTCTGGAAACAGGTATAAAAGCATTGGATCTTCTAGCCCCGTTCCCACGTGGCGGTAAGATTGGTTTATTTGGAGGAGCTGGCGTTGGTAAAACCGTTTTGGTCATGGAGCTCATTCACAACGTCGCCATAAAGCACCGTGGTTACTCCGTATTTGCCGGTGTAGGAGAGCGCACACGTGAGGGGCAAGAGCTGTGGGAAGAGATGAGAGAAAGCGGTGTCATGGACCATTTGGTCATGATTTTTGGTCAGATGAACGAGCCACCCGGTGTTAGGGCAATAACGCCTTACGCTGCTGCTACTGTGGCTGAGTACCTCAGGAGCCAGTATGGTGGTGAAATCCTTTTGTTCATGGACAACATCTTCAGGTATGCTCAGGCAGGTATGGAAGTCTCCACTTTGCTCGGAAGGATGCCATCAGCCATGGGCTACCAGCCCACATTGTTCTCCGAAGTGGCACAAATTGAAGAAAGGATAAACAGTTTGGCTGAGGGCGCTATTACCTCAGTGCAAGCGGTTTATGTACCTGCTGACGACATCACTGACCCCGCACCTGCTACCATCTTTGGGCACCTGGATTCTTCTGTAGTTCTTTCGCGTGCCTTGACTGAAGTGGGTATTTATCCAGCCGTAGATCCGCTGCAAAGCAGTTCAAAAATGCTTGACCCAGAGGTGGTGGGATACAATCACGTACAAGTGGCTGGGCGCGTGAAGGAATTCTTGCAGCGTTATGAAGAACTAAAGGACATCATTGCACTACTTGGTATGGAAGAACTCAGTCCAGAAGATAGAGAAGTTGTACTTAGGGCGAGAAAAATACAAATGTTCTTGAGCCAGCCTTTCTTTGTAGCTGAGGCTTTTTCAGGTGCACCTGGTAAGTACGTGCCTTTAGAGAGAACCGTAGAAGGCTTCAAAGCCATAATCGATGGTAAGCTGGACCATGTACCAGAGAGCGCTCTGTACATGATCGGTGACATTAGCGAGGCTGGTGTTGATGTTTAG
- a CDS encoding F0F1 ATP synthase subunit gamma, with product MASLMELRRRLNTIQGLSRISRGLRIINSYYMAGVRRDFEQMEAYDEALLDSVGAILGLLPSEVIQSSRFINAPSLAPRVVLAFFSDGGLCGNYNELVTEGLVSLKLTQNDRVYGIGTLAPDKLSDLGIKPVDYIGGLYQSKNTPLLVDFFLGITEELFSELWLVFVRSVPGKEGQYVTQKASPITLEVQARHGELIGEPEEIIDQVLSSYLTATMLRAFYSAAFSEFYMRWSAMTHAEDKAKELADSVKLKISQTRQERVTRELQDIVGGMNYGR from the coding sequence TTGGCAAGCTTAATGGAGCTTAGGAGACGTCTTAATACTATCCAAGGTCTCAGTCGCATTTCTCGAGGACTAAGGATTATTAATAGTTATTACATGGCTGGGGTGCGCAGGGATTTTGAGCAAATGGAGGCGTATGACGAAGCGTTGCTAGACAGTGTGGGAGCCATTTTGGGACTACTACCTTCAGAAGTCATTCAGTCTTCTCGATTCATAAATGCTCCTTCGTTGGCTCCGCGCGTAGTCTTGGCTTTTTTCAGCGATGGAGGGCTTTGCGGTAACTACAACGAGCTTGTGACCGAAGGTTTAGTCAGTTTAAAGTTGACGCAAAATGACAGGGTTTACGGTATTGGAACATTGGCTCCTGACAAACTTTCGGACCTTGGCATTAAGCCCGTGGATTACATTGGTGGACTCTATCAGTCTAAGAACACACCGCTTTTGGTGGATTTCTTCTTGGGCATAACTGAGGAGCTTTTCTCAGAACTTTGGCTGGTGTTCGTGCGGTCGGTGCCAGGTAAAGAGGGGCAATACGTTACTCAGAAAGCGAGCCCCATAACCTTGGAAGTGCAAGCGCGACATGGAGAGCTAATTGGAGAGCCCGAGGAGATCATTGATCAGGTATTAAGTTCCTACCTTACTGCAACCATGCTGCGAGCTTTCTACTCAGCTGCGTTTAGTGAGTTTTACATGCGCTGGTCGGCCATGACGCACGCAGAAGATAAAGCAAAAGAACTGGCTGACTCTGTAAAACTGAAGATTTCCCAAACTAGGCAGGAGCGTGTGACTAGGGAGCTACAAGATATAGTAGGTGGTATGAACTATGGAAGGTAA
- a CDS encoding substrate-binding domain-containing protein: protein MRKIYYEVRELGEAKAILRNMCPPLKVETIPVRQALGRVTAEEILANRSVPHYIAAAYDGYAVDALVTYGASEGHPLELTNYRVVSTGDALEFRETCVIPLEDVVDSGGKKLIFKAFAEGTNVRQVGEDIIKGDLVVPARHWLEPMDIALLLAAGVYEVPVLKKPLVLLIPTGDEVRSPEEVLKEGEIPETNSVFIVNELKDYFDFIVLPPVPNNVDALRSVIDSYYNDVDIIATIAGSSYGERDVTANLLMGQGSDPDLQQQLYVHGINIKPGKPTILASYREKPFIGFPGFPVSTWVVAKFVLDSLVESYYGLLPQCWQQGKALSGRKIPSEGGSIEFVRGVVGAASSQKGLVFMPLNRGAGAMSSVVRANAVLTIPANSEGFTEGSELELLMRYVGWPLLVASDDIALKFLLSDLRKMGVFLNYVFTGSSTALELLRKNLAAAAGAHLLCPDGSYNTCMAPANAIKVPFVKREQGFMVQRGNPKGIKSVEDLERSDVVFVNRDRGSGTRILLDYLLQQKGLEPDHIKGYDHEEFSHLRVGMCVASGLADVGLGIKFAADVLGLDFVPVAEEEYDLFFLSEYSNLADTISDFIKSKQFRARLSNMGGYRLVE, encoded by the coding sequence GTGAGAAAGATCTATTACGAAGTGCGAGAACTGGGGGAAGCAAAAGCGATTCTGCGTAACATGTGTCCTCCTTTAAAAGTTGAGACAATACCTGTTCGACAAGCATTAGGCAGAGTAACGGCTGAAGAAATACTGGCGAACCGAAGTGTTCCACATTACATAGCGGCTGCCTACGATGGTTACGCCGTTGATGCTTTAGTTACATATGGCGCTTCTGAAGGACATCCTTTGGAGCTCACTAATTACAGGGTTGTGAGCACGGGAGACGCTTTGGAATTTCGCGAAACCTGCGTAATTCCGCTGGAGGACGTTGTTGATTCTGGTGGTAAGAAGCTCATCTTCAAAGCATTTGCCGAAGGGACTAACGTGAGACAAGTTGGTGAAGACATCATAAAAGGCGACTTAGTGGTTCCTGCGAGGCACTGGCTGGAACCCATGGATATTGCGCTTTTATTGGCTGCGGGTGTTTATGAGGTCCCTGTTCTCAAGAAGCCCTTAGTTCTTCTCATACCCACCGGAGACGAAGTGCGATCCCCTGAGGAAGTCCTTAAGGAAGGAGAAATACCAGAAACCAATTCAGTGTTCATAGTAAATGAGTTAAAGGATTATTTCGATTTCATTGTGCTGCCACCTGTACCCAACAATGTGGACGCACTAAGGTCTGTCATTGACTCTTATTACAATGATGTGGACATCATTGCAACCATTGCAGGGTCATCTTACGGAGAAAGGGACGTGACAGCAAACCTACTGATGGGGCAAGGTTCGGACCCCGATTTACAGCAGCAACTTTACGTACATGGTATAAACATAAAACCAGGCAAGCCCACAATTTTGGCCAGTTATCGTGAAAAACCATTTATTGGATTCCCAGGTTTCCCTGTTTCTACTTGGGTAGTGGCTAAATTTGTGCTCGATAGCTTAGTCGAAAGCTACTATGGCTTATTGCCTCAGTGTTGGCAGCAAGGCAAAGCGCTAAGCGGTAGAAAAATACCCTCTGAGGGAGGAAGTATTGAATTTGTTAGAGGTGTTGTGGGCGCTGCTTCATCGCAAAAGGGATTGGTCTTCATGCCACTTAACCGTGGAGCTGGCGCTATGTCCAGCGTTGTTAGGGCTAACGCCGTATTAACCATCCCAGCAAATTCTGAAGGTTTCACTGAAGGAAGTGAACTTGAACTCCTCATGCGTTATGTGGGTTGGCCACTGCTGGTCGCCTCTGATGATATTGCCCTGAAGTTTCTGCTTAGTGATCTACGCAAGATGGGCGTTTTCCTAAACTATGTCTTTACTGGTTCTTCCACGGCCTTGGAGCTTCTTAGAAAAAATCTGGCAGCAGCAGCAGGAGCACATTTGCTTTGTCCTGATGGTTCGTACAACACCTGCATGGCTCCAGCTAATGCCATCAAAGTACCCTTCGTAAAACGTGAGCAAGGGTTCATGGTTCAGAGAGGTAATCCAAAGGGAATTAAGTCCGTGGAAGACTTAGAACGGTCGGATGTGGTTTTTGTGAACCGCGACAGGGGTTCGGGCACACGCATCTTACTGGATTACTTACTCCAACAAAAGGGCTTAGAACCGGATCACATTAAAGGCTATGATCATGAAGAGTTTTCGCATTTGCGGGTGGGTATGTGCGTGGCAAGTGGGTTAGCTGATGTGGGGCTCGGCATTAAGTTTGCTGCTGACGTTTTGGGACTGGATTTCGTCCCCGTGGCTGAAGAGGAGTATGACTTGTTCTTTCTTTCCGAGTACTCCAATCTAGCAGACACGATTAGTGACTTCATCAAGAGTAAACAGTTCCGCGCTCGTCTTTCCAACATGGGCGGCTACCGTTTAGTTGAATGA
- a CDS encoding F0F1 ATP synthase subunit epsilon yields the protein MFRVNIISSDQMLLFEAKSVILPLVDGYMGVLPRHSPFVATLDVGLVTIKTAEDEEKNYAVAGGVASFSSGFLRIITPAVYETDDLNTFVEKLDEEYKRAHEASQRYRSIKLNP from the coding sequence ATGTTTAGGGTGAACATTATAAGTTCCGATCAAATGCTTTTATTTGAGGCAAAATCGGTCATATTACCACTGGTAGATGGTTACATGGGTGTACTCCCTAGACACAGTCCTTTCGTGGCCACGTTGGACGTGGGGTTGGTTACCATAAAAACCGCAGAGGACGAGGAGAAGAATTATGCAGTTGCTGGCGGAGTGGCATCCTTCTCCTCTGGTTTTCTGCGTATCATAACGCCTGCTGTGTATGAAACTGACGATCTGAATACTTTTGTGGAAAAACTGGATGAGGAATACAAAAGAGCTCACGAAGCAAGTCAGCGTTACCGTTCAATAAAGCTGAATCCATAG
- a CDS encoding molybdopterin molybdotransferase MoeA, with amino-acid sequence MAFLNLFDQRKLWELAEKIPLEPLSERKSIYDALGLVCAEDVLAPEDIPPKARSEVDGYAVRSRDVKGASVERPSLLTRVGSIVVDEVPQFELNPGECAYIPTGAILPKGADAVVMIEYVEESGNYVEVFKPAAPLENVVSPGEDMKQGDIVLKRGQRITPQVVGLLSYLGKLEVQVYRPLKVFVAATGNEIVEPTQVPNLGQYRDANSLTVWSMLKERGFYAHRGSIIRDELENIHEVINKATQNYDVIVLTGGSSAGIRDLVVRAVEEAGGTVLAHGFTIKPGKPTVIGIVKEKLFVGLPGHPMSCFVSASLIVMPLLRRLQGENVKPMPLLKARLRTAVFSRIGVEEWIPVRLSYEEELWAEPVFSKSGMVSSMVRNEGFLRIPPECEGMEPGEVVEVLLL; translated from the coding sequence ATGGCTTTTTTGAATCTTTTTGACCAACGCAAGCTTTGGGAACTCGCAGAAAAGATTCCATTAGAACCTTTATCCGAGCGAAAGTCAATTTATGATGCATTGGGCTTGGTTTGCGCTGAGGACGTATTGGCACCTGAGGACATACCTCCAAAGGCTCGTTCTGAAGTAGATGGATACGCAGTACGGAGCCGTGATGTCAAAGGGGCTTCTGTGGAAAGGCCATCACTTCTTACGCGTGTGGGTAGCATTGTCGTAGACGAAGTTCCACAGTTTGAGCTTAACCCAGGTGAGTGTGCTTATATTCCTACTGGTGCTATTTTGCCTAAAGGCGCAGATGCTGTTGTAATGATTGAATATGTTGAAGAAAGTGGCAATTATGTGGAGGTTTTTAAGCCTGCTGCACCCTTGGAAAACGTGGTTTCGCCTGGCGAAGACATGAAACAAGGTGATATTGTACTAAAACGTGGTCAGCGCATTACTCCACAGGTAGTTGGATTGCTAAGTTATTTAGGAAAGTTGGAGGTTCAGGTGTACAGGCCTTTAAAGGTATTTGTGGCTGCTACTGGTAACGAAATTGTGGAACCTACTCAAGTACCTAACTTGGGACAGTACCGTGATGCTAACAGCTTAACTGTGTGGTCCATGCTCAAGGAAAGAGGATTTTATGCGCATAGGGGCTCCATTATTCGCGATGAACTCGAAAACATACATGAAGTCATAAATAAAGCTACTCAAAATTACGATGTCATTGTTTTGACTGGTGGTAGCAGTGCAGGCATTAGGGATTTGGTAGTACGTGCGGTGGAAGAAGCTGGTGGTACGGTACTTGCGCACGGGTTCACCATAAAACCTGGAAAACCTACGGTTATTGGCATTGTCAAGGAAAAACTGTTTGTTGGGCTACCAGGCCACCCCATGTCCTGCTTTGTTTCCGCATCACTAATCGTAATGCCTCTGCTCAGAAGGTTACAAGGTGAGAACGTAAAGCCAATGCCACTGCTTAAAGCTCGTTTGCGAACCGCTGTATTCTCCAGAATCGGTGTGGAAGAATGGATTCCGGTCAGGCTCAGCTATGAAGAAGAGCTGTGGGCAGAGCCTGTATTCTCCAAGTCTGGTATGGTAAGCAGCATGGTGCGAAATGAAGGCTTCTTGAGGATACCTCCCGAGTGTGAAGGAATGGAGCCCGGTGAGGTTGTGGAGGTGCTGTTGTTGTGA